In Candidatus Omnitrophota bacterium, the genomic stretch CTTTCCAAATTCTGAAGGATTCCACGGCAGCGGATCAATTGAAAAAATGGATAAAGGAAGAAAAGCCGCTGCTTGTTACCAGCCATTTGCGGGAAAAACTGCCCGCCGCGCTTTTCGAAGGCGCTCAAAATTTGCAAACGCTGGAAACGCCGGACGATCTTTGGAAACTAATGGATCTGCCGCCGGAACGAATTCAATCCATCCGCAACACCCTGCTGAAACCGTATGGCGTGGAATTTGAAGCGCCATCACGGACGGCGCTTTATTTGTACGAGGGCGGACTCGTCGTTATTGAAAATTTCAACGACGCCGAGATCGAGGCGAAATTAACGCTGGATTCGAAAGCCGTTCCACAAATCGACTTGACTATCCCCGAAAGCAAAGTTGTATTAGAAGCAAAGCCGGGTTCGGCGAATATCCGTTTGCCGGGACGGTCGTTGATGGTTTTGCAGTTCCCGTAAAAACGCCGTCTTTTTATATTATTTGCCAATAAGATAAGGATCGCAGCTGTGTAGGGTGTGCTCAAAGCGAAGCGCAGCCCGCCTATCTCCTCGATTTATCTATCAACCAGCGTGGGATCGCAGGGATACCCGGCGCGAGGACCGGTGGCGATGATGTCGCCGATGCTTCTTAAGCCATTGGTAGCCGCGTAGGACATCGTACCCGTATTATTAAAGTTATCGGGACCGTAGCCGTTGATTCTCCACTCGGAACAGCGGTAGGCGGCATGGAGCATGGTGGCTTTGCTGTAGTGAATTTCCGCCCAAGCGTCGATGTAATCGTAAGTGACGTAGGCGACGTGCTGCGTGTTGTCCAAACGCGCTCCCGGCGCGCCGTAAATGAACGGGTCTTGCGGTACGGAAGACATATAGGCGATGGGGGTGGTGAGGGGAATCAGGCGCCGGTTGACGGGATTGATGTTCGTTCCGCTCGTGTCTTTCCAAGCGGGATAGCGGTTGTGATCGAGCCGGTACATCTCCAGCGACGTAGCCAGCGCCTTCATGTCCGCCTGGCAATTGGCGATCTTAGCGCGGGTCTGGGCGTTTAAAAAATTGGGCACGGCGATGGCCGCAAGAACGCCGATGATGGCGACGACGATCAACAACTCGATCAGGGTAAATCCGTTTGCTTTCCTATTTCGGTTGAACATTTTCTCCTCCCAATCCATCATAAATGCAAATACGTTTCTTTGCGGCAAAACCGCATGGCAGGCAATAATGGTAAACGCCGATTTCGCTGATTAATGCGCATCTCCCTAAAGAATGAACCGGCTCGGACGCAATTTCATTCTTGCAAAAAGCGGGGGAAGGTTCAAGGCGCATCTCTGGAAAATCCATCGCCAATATATTAGGCCCGCATTGGGCTGCTTAGAGCGGGTTGAGCAAACCGAGCGCTGCCAATGTTTTTAGGATCATAAAATCATCATCTCCTTCGGCGTTCGATTGAGGATTTCGCAGCCGTTTTCCCTGATGACGGCCATATCTTCGATGCGGACGCCGCCGAAGTTTTCTATATAGATGCCAGGTTCGATGGTGGCGACGTTTCCCGCTTGCAGTTCTCCCTCCGCCAGGTAGGAGAGGCGGGGCGCTTCGTGCACCTCCAGGCCGACGCCGTGGCCCAGGCCGTGGACGAATTGCGCTTCCCATCCGGCGGCGCGCACCACTTCGCGCGCGAATTCGTCGGCGTCCTTGCCGTGGATTCCCGCTTTGATCTTCGCTTCCGCCGCTTGGTTGGCTTGCAGGACGCATTGATAAACATCTTTGTATCGATCGGACGGTTGGCCGAAGAAGACGATTCGCGTGATGTCCGAGCAATAGCCGTCGACGACGCATCCAAAGTCCATGAGCACGGCGTCGCCCCGGCGCAGTTTCCTTTCCGAGGGTTTGCCGTGGCATAGCGAGGAGCGCTCGCCGAAAAGGACGAGGGATTCGAAGGATTCCTTGGCCGCGCCCAAGCGCCACATCTCGTCTTCCAGAATATGAGCCAGTTCGCGTTCGGTCATATTTTCTTTGATGGAATCAAGAGCCTTGTACAAAGCGATTTCGGCTATGCTCAGCGCCTTGCGGACGATCTCGATCTCCTCTTCGTCCTTCACCGACCGCAGGTTTTCCACAATCTCTTTCTTGCCGATATATTCCTTGGCGGGAAGGTTTTTTTGCATCTCTTCAAAGCGAGCGAAGCTGCAATGCTCGGATTCGAACCAGACGGTCGAGGAAGAAAGTTCGCCCAGTTCGTCCTTGGCGGCTTCCCAAAGTTTGCGTTTTCCTTGGATGATCGGCGTATAGTCCGGCGCCTCGCGGATCACCTGTTCCTGGTAGCGTCCATCAGTAAGGATGTATTGTTTCTCAAGGCTAATGAGCAGCGCCGCCGAACTGCCGGTAAAGCCGGAGAGATAGCGCACATTGGGGAGATGGTGGACGAAGAACCAATCGGCGTTCTCATTTTCCAAAAGTTGCAGGACGGTTTGGGTTCGTTTTTTATGGTTCATGATTTTCTTTCGCTATTCGTTTTCGCTATTTTTACTTTACTTTTCCCTTCCGTTAAGGGGGTTGCCTTTCCCCAATCTTGCTTTTAGACTTCGCCAGGATTTCGCGCAGCCATATCCATAAATCATTGTTCGGCGATAGGAGTCGGTCTATGGGCCAGATCATCAAGGCCACGGAAGTACGCGTCGGAAACTATTTGGAATTCGACGGCGAGGTTTACGTTTGCACCAAGTACGAGC encodes the following:
- a CDS encoding Xaa-Pro peptidase family protein; amino-acid sequence: MNHKKRTQTVLQLLENENADWFFVHHLPNVRYLSGFTGSSAALLISLEKQYILTDGRYQEQVIREAPDYTPIIQGKRKLWEAAKDELGELSSSTVWFESEHCSFARFEEMQKNLPAKEYIGKKEIVENLRSVKDEEEIEIVRKALSIAEIALYKALDSIKENMTERELAHILEDEMWRLGAAKESFESLVLFGERSSLCHGKPSERKLRRGDAVLMDFGCVVDGYCSDITRIVFFGQPSDRYKDVYQCVLQANQAAEAKIKAGIHGKDADEFAREVVRAAGWEAQFVHGLGHGVGLEVHEAPRLSYLAEGELQAGNVATIEPGIYIENFGGVRIEDMAVIRENGCEILNRTPKEMMIL
- a CDS encoding prepilin-type N-terminal cleavage/methylation domain-containing protein — protein: MFNRNRKANGFTLIELLIVVAIIGVLAAIAVPNFLNAQTRAKIANCQADMKALATSLEMYRLDHNRYPAWKDTSGTNINPVNRRLIPLTTPIAYMSSVPQDPFIYGAPGARLDNTQHVAYVTYDYIDAWAEIHYSKATMLHAAYRCSEWRINGYGPDNFNNTGTMSYAATNGLRSIGDIIATGPRAGYPCDPTLVDR